A portion of the Bdellovibrio bacteriovorus genome contains these proteins:
- a CDS encoding M12 family metallopeptidase: MAKSFGRWMLPAVIAILILTFFFWKKESAISSAPLAEDSNVETKHTTTPSPSTPPTPPKINAELEPPALSATGSFEHSEIEPKNKKSSEIPLHYQVSPEGLAVVDGDIVLGEAGPGQIGAGISRASQLQLWPGGRIPFFIQGDLKNPERVITALGLFVDSGLQFTPYRDEEDILVFQTAESGCKSYLGKVGGKQPIWIGPNCGVTEIAHEIMHAVGFIHEQNRSDRDKYVRVLWDNIMDSAKGNFELFPAELMTASGTAPFDFESIMIYQPSAFSRNNQTTLEPLLNGAVISPSRNLSPSDQARIRRAYQLP, from the coding sequence ATGGCAAAAAGTTTTGGTCGCTGGATGCTCCCGGCAGTTATTGCAATTTTGATCCTTACTTTCTTTTTTTGGAAAAAGGAATCAGCCATCAGTTCTGCTCCTCTTGCAGAAGATAGCAACGTAGAAACTAAGCATACAACAACACCCTCACCCTCAACACCGCCAACTCCCCCGAAAATCAACGCTGAGTTAGAACCACCTGCCTTATCTGCGACAGGGAGTTTTGAGCATTCTGAAATAGAACCAAAGAATAAAAAATCTTCCGAAATCCCATTACACTATCAAGTCAGTCCTGAAGGACTAGCCGTCGTTGATGGCGATATCGTCCTAGGAGAAGCTGGGCCAGGACAAATTGGCGCCGGAATTTCTAGGGCAAGCCAACTGCAGCTATGGCCCGGAGGAAGAATTCCATTTTTCATTCAAGGTGATCTTAAAAATCCAGAACGTGTGATCACGGCGCTTGGTCTTTTTGTTGATAGCGGTCTGCAGTTCACACCTTATCGGGATGAAGAAGATATTTTGGTTTTTCAGACCGCTGAATCTGGGTGCAAATCTTATTTAGGAAAAGTTGGTGGTAAACAACCCATCTGGATTGGTCCAAATTGCGGCGTTACTGAAATTGCCCACGAAATCATGCACGCGGTGGGATTTATTCATGAACAAAATCGCAGTGACCGTGACAAATACGTCCGTGTTCTTTGGGATAATATTATGGATTCAGCCAAAGGAAACTTTGAACTGTTTCCCGCAGAGCTCATGACTGCCAGCGGAACAGCGCCCTTTGATTTTGAGTCGATCATGATTTATCAGCCGTCCGCGTTTTCTCGTAATAACCAGACGACATTAGAACCTCTATTAAATGGCGCGGTCATCAGCCCCAGCCGTAACTTAAGTCCTTCCGATCAAGCACGCATTCGTCGCGCTTATCAGCTGCCATAA
- a CDS encoding serine hydrolase: MNHLSLVRHGLVATFLFTSLQTFAAMPTNPVTDANFSTLPNGVKLQNIAVSGVRLSLTRGIGTKFTAAHQASYEKIKADTLTNPKSKVQWAIMDLDAHRVLGESLNSNRKIFGASSSKIFVGGALMNKQNGAISNSQLQLMANMLVVSSNEAWVNLQSQVGDGNANTGRSRINDFTQGLGLEKTRGYQGYWGNIHGNELTAAETVEYLHSVYKGDFPGSETLWKVMHACRTGASRGLKYLPRTTYVGGKTGTYDGSTVDPETGAGINVAIRNHVLIFNVDGRQYGLTILSNSGSDEATAILAGGLFREFTGYKD; encoded by the coding sequence ATGAACCACTTATCTCTGGTCCGTCACGGACTTGTCGCGACCTTTTTGTTCACATCCCTACAAACTTTCGCGGCCATGCCGACGAATCCCGTCACCGACGCGAATTTTTCGACTTTACCTAACGGGGTCAAGTTGCAAAATATCGCCGTCAGTGGTGTTCGCTTAAGCCTTACTCGCGGCATCGGCACCAAGTTCACCGCCGCTCATCAAGCCAGTTACGAGAAAATTAAAGCAGACACTTTGACCAATCCAAAATCAAAAGTGCAATGGGCGATCATGGACTTAGATGCTCACCGTGTTTTGGGTGAAAGCTTAAATTCAAATCGAAAAATCTTTGGGGCTTCATCTTCAAAAATATTCGTCGGTGGCGCCTTGATGAACAAACAAAATGGCGCGATCAGCAATTCTCAACTTCAGCTGATGGCTAACATGTTGGTGGTTTCATCTAACGAAGCTTGGGTGAATCTGCAATCTCAAGTCGGTGATGGCAACGCCAATACGGGTCGTTCACGCATCAATGACTTCACTCAAGGTTTGGGTTTAGAAAAAACTCGTGGATACCAAGGCTACTGGGGCAACATCCATGGAAACGAACTCACCGCGGCTGAAACCGTTGAATACCTGCACAGTGTTTACAAAGGCGACTTCCCTGGTTCTGAAACACTTTGGAAGGTGATGCACGCTTGCCGCACAGGTGCTAGCCGCGGCCTTAAATACTTACCACGTACCACTTACGTGGGTGGCAAAACCGGAACTTATGATGGATCCACCGTGGATCCTGAAACGGGGGCAGGTATTAACGTTGCGATTCGCAATCACGTGTTAATCTTTAACGTGGATGGCCGCCAGTATGGTCTAACGATTCTTTCTAATTCCGGATCTGACGAAGCGACAGCAATCTTAGCGGGTGGTTTATTCCGTGAGTTTACAGGTTATAAAGATTAA
- a CDS encoding PEP/pyruvate-binding domain-containing protein produces the protein MKNIVLSILITVAASFAGAQAKVMNAGEAFGQLVYLTAEDVTSESPKYKAVSALSIPVFGELPLDMSVTAGAITLKQQTLLSHVQLKSRARRTPNLDISALEGGLSNPLFASYPDGSWVHMVLGDDGSILLEPSTEAAAVQYYNSKKLDPVTLRSDLTANHVFAAADLGSGDAIRVGSKAANYAELAKALNSADRTVVRPGFAIPFYFYQEFVDTNPKIKAAIASILKDPLMTKVAKVSYRETKLAALRDLMNSEEAVVSETLIDELLARFETIRDPKTGFPRKMKLRSSTNSEDLPNFNGAGLYDSDGYNPVTKKGKERSIEEKRAALKKTLRTVWASVWNLRAFDERAYFRIPHSEVKMGIQVNLSFQNEDADGVVVTKNVPRDANCIGRCVYIEVQRGNEYSVANPVAGVKPQKVLIDVDDQDPTNVSLYKVNVMQNSNIADDTKTILAEDNPNPVITLEEIKDLTLQVMKAHLHFKPILGDKNDDFALDLEFKVDREDTAARQVYLKQARPYLD, from the coding sequence ATGAAAAACATCGTTCTTTCGATCTTAATCACTGTGGCCGCTTCATTTGCAGGCGCTCAAGCCAAGGTCATGAATGCCGGTGAAGCATTCGGTCAGCTTGTTTACCTAACCGCTGAAGACGTCACTTCAGAATCTCCGAAATACAAAGCGGTGAGCGCCCTCTCAATCCCGGTTTTTGGTGAGTTGCCACTGGATATGTCAGTGACCGCGGGAGCGATCACTTTAAAACAACAAACTTTGTTGTCGCACGTTCAATTGAAATCTCGCGCACGTCGCACACCAAACTTAGATATTTCTGCTCTTGAAGGGGGACTTTCAAATCCTCTTTTTGCGTCTTATCCAGATGGCTCGTGGGTGCACATGGTTTTGGGTGATGATGGTTCTATCTTGCTTGAGCCCTCCACAGAAGCTGCCGCGGTTCAATATTACAACAGCAAAAAGTTAGATCCTGTGACTTTGCGCTCTGATCTTACAGCGAACCATGTTTTTGCGGCCGCGGATCTTGGTTCAGGTGATGCTATTCGCGTAGGTTCAAAAGCAGCCAATTATGCGGAGCTAGCAAAAGCATTAAATTCGGCAGACCGCACGGTTGTGCGCCCGGGTTTTGCGATTCCATTTTATTTTTACCAAGAGTTCGTAGACACAAATCCGAAAATCAAAGCCGCTATCGCTTCGATTCTTAAAGACCCTTTAATGACAAAAGTTGCGAAAGTGAGCTATCGCGAGACGAAACTTGCAGCTTTACGTGACCTTATGAATAGTGAAGAGGCCGTTGTCAGCGAAACCTTGATCGACGAATTACTTGCACGCTTTGAAACTATCCGCGACCCTAAGACCGGTTTCCCGCGTAAAATGAAACTTCGCAGTTCAACAAACTCTGAAGACCTTCCGAACTTTAATGGCGCGGGCCTTTACGATTCTGATGGTTACAATCCCGTGACTAAAAAAGGTAAAGAGCGCTCTATCGAAGAAAAACGTGCAGCGCTGAAAAAAACTTTGCGCACGGTTTGGGCTTCGGTTTGGAACTTGCGTGCCTTTGACGAACGCGCGTACTTCCGCATTCCTCACAGCGAAGTGAAAATGGGGATCCAGGTAAATCTGTCCTTCCAAAATGAAGACGCTGACGGTGTTGTCGTCACGAAAAACGTTCCTCGCGATGCTAATTGCATCGGTCGTTGTGTTTACATCGAAGTTCAGCGTGGGAATGAATACAGTGTGGCAAATCCAGTTGCGGGCGTAAAACCACAAAAAGTATTGATCGATGTTGATGACCAAGATCCAACGAACGTCAGCCTTTACAAGGTGAACGTTATGCAAAATTCAAACATTGCTGATGACACTAAAACTATCTTGGCTGAAGACAATCCAAATCCAGTTATTACACTCGAAGAAATCAAAGATTTGACTCTTCAAGTGATGAAAGCGCATTTGCACTTTAAACCAATCTTGGGTGACAAAAATGATGATTTCGCTTTGGACTTAGAATTCAAAGTGGATCGCGAAGACACAGCGGCACGCCAAGTGTACTTAAAACAAGCTCGTCCTTACCTAGACTAG
- a CDS encoding histidine phosphatase family protein, with product MIIRILSLCLLVLAFCNAGTAQAAPARIIILRHAEKVSDLEKNLSPEGYARAEALAKYFSSSGFLNTYGKPEIFFAASPKGNSSLRSVETVAPAAQVLKVPLDSSFDKDDGEDLMEYVLRNTKFDGKTVVICWNRKGIPDLLNPLEGDFPKRWSENVFDRFWILEQQADRSYYLTSIPQDLY from the coding sequence TTGATCATCCGAATCTTAAGTCTTTGTTTGCTAGTATTGGCTTTTTGTAATGCTGGAACGGCACAGGCGGCTCCCGCTAGGATCATAATTCTTCGCCATGCAGAGAAGGTCTCAGACCTTGAAAAGAACCTTTCACCCGAAGGTTATGCGCGGGCGGAAGCCCTGGCAAAATACTTTAGCAGCTCGGGGTTTTTAAACACATATGGCAAACCAGAGATCTTTTTTGCGGCTTCTCCCAAAGGCAACAGCAGTCTGCGTTCAGTGGAAACGGTCGCCCCGGCGGCGCAGGTTTTAAAAGTGCCGCTAGATTCTTCGTTTGATAAAGACGACGGCGAAGACCTGATGGAGTATGTTCTAAGAAATACGAAGTTTGATGGGAAAACCGTTGTTATCTGCTGGAACCGCAAAGGGATTCCTGATCTTTTAAACCCGTTAGAGGGAGACTTCCCTAAACGTTGGAGCGAGAACGTTTTTGACCGCTTCTGGATTTTAGAGCAGCAAGCGGATCGCAGTTATTACCTCACCAGCATCCCTCAAGATCTTTATTAA
- a CDS encoding DNA recombination protein RmuC encodes MDILISFLAFVAGAAIAGIITYFKFKAQSATEKSQLQSDLSSLQLKNELLTQSLQEQKDLMVEARKQHDKLADNMKIQFEVTAQKIFEEKSAKFTDQNHKNIASVLEPLKERIKDFEKKVEETYSTERSERGMLRGELSKMMELNKVMSAETQNLTKALKGEVKTQGNWGELILENILERSGLRKGEEYIIQGTDMDLRGDDGQILRPDVIVNLPDEKHLIVDAKMTLVAYEQYASSNTPEDLERTGKLHVDALKKHIDGLSEKKYHSAEKLITPDFVILFMPLEPAFALAFKLKPDLFNYAWERNIAIVSPTTLLATLRTVAALWKQDRQEKNALEIAKRGGLLYEKFAGLLKDLQNLGEKLGAAQKAHEDVIKKVSEGRGNLIDQVEDLKRLGAKTEKSLPQLENN; translated from the coding sequence ATGGATATTTTGATTTCTTTCTTAGCTTTTGTGGCCGGTGCGGCGATTGCGGGAATCATCACTTATTTCAAATTTAAAGCCCAGTCGGCGACTGAAAAAAGTCAGCTGCAAAGCGATCTCAGCTCTTTGCAGTTAAAAAACGAGCTTTTAACTCAAAGCCTGCAAGAACAAAAAGACCTGATGGTCGAAGCCCGCAAGCAGCATGACAAGCTTGCCGACAACATGAAAATCCAATTTGAAGTCACCGCGCAAAAGATTTTTGAAGAAAAATCAGCCAAATTCACCGATCAAAATCATAAAAACATCGCCTCCGTTCTTGAACCTTTAAAAGAGCGCATCAAAGACTTCGAAAAAAAGGTCGAAGAAACTTATTCCACCGAACGTTCGGAGCGCGGCATGCTGCGCGGGGAATTAAGCAAAATGATGGAGCTGAACAAAGTGATGTCCGCCGAAACTCAAAATTTAACCAAAGCACTTAAAGGCGAAGTTAAAACCCAAGGAAATTGGGGCGAGCTGATTTTAGAAAACATTCTAGAACGCTCAGGATTGCGCAAAGGTGAAGAGTACATCATCCAAGGCACGGACATGGATTTGCGTGGGGATGATGGACAAATCCTTCGTCCCGACGTGATCGTGAACCTTCCTGATGAAAAACATTTGATCGTCGATGCAAAGATGACTTTGGTCGCTTACGAACAATATGCCTCTTCAAACACACCCGAAGATTTAGAACGCACCGGAAAGCTTCACGTAGATGCTTTAAAAAAACACATCGATGGTCTTTCCGAAAAGAAATATCACTCTGCCGAAAAACTGATCACGCCTGATTTCGTGATTTTATTTATGCCGCTGGAACCCGCCTTTGCCTTGGCATTTAAATTAAAACCGGATCTTTTCAATTACGCTTGGGAGCGTAATATCGCGATTGTGAGCCCCACAACGTTGCTAGCGACCTTAAGAACTGTCGCGGCCCTTTGGAAACAAGATCGCCAAGAAAAGAATGCCCTTGAGATCGCGAAACGCGGCGGACTTTTATACGAAAAATTCGCCGGGCTTTTAAAAGATCTGCAGAATTTGGGAGAAAAACTAGGCGCCGCCCAGAAAGCCCACGAAGACGTGATTAAAAAAGTCAGCGAAGGGCGAGGTAATCTGATTGACCAGGTTGAAGATCTAAAGCGCCTGGGAGCAAAAACCGAAAAGTCCTTACCCCAGCTAGAAAATAATTAA
- the menA gene encoding 1,4-dihydroxy-2-naphthoate octaprenyltransferase produces MNSQVKSVLLAFRPKTLTAALVPCLAGTALVRAIGLSWDGWVLFYALMASFLIQIGTNLVNDAVDFKKGADTEKRIGPQRITQAGIMTANQVMSLGSLCFALAVLCGIPLVLKGGAVIVAIGIASVLMGYAYTAGPFPLAYLGLGDLFVILFFGLLAVMGIVYLNVGEWMPEAFVLGLQIGFHATVLIAINNLRDRAGDALVNKKTLAVRFGVKFSRFEIAALCFLPFLLNIYWWVEGYKIPAMVSLLALPLAIKVTKNVFTTEPSASYNKFLGQAAGLHLVFGLLLTLGFAF; encoded by the coding sequence ATGAATTCTCAAGTCAAAAGTGTGCTTTTAGCGTTCCGTCCGAAAACTCTGACTGCGGCCTTGGTGCCGTGCCTTGCTGGAACGGCCTTGGTTCGTGCTATCGGTCTTTCATGGGATGGATGGGTTCTTTTTTATGCCTTGATGGCCTCTTTTCTTATCCAAATTGGAACGAATCTCGTGAACGATGCGGTGGATTTTAAAAAAGGTGCGGATACGGAAAAACGCATCGGACCTCAACGTATCACGCAAGCCGGGATTATGACGGCCAATCAGGTGATGTCTTTAGGATCTTTGTGTTTTGCTTTGGCGGTTCTTTGCGGCATTCCGTTAGTGCTAAAAGGCGGAGCGGTGATCGTGGCGATCGGTATTGCTTCGGTGTTGATGGGTTATGCTTATACGGCAGGTCCATTTCCGTTAGCCTACCTGGGCTTGGGCGATCTTTTTGTCATTTTGTTTTTTGGCTTGTTGGCGGTCATGGGGATTGTTTACCTGAACGTCGGCGAATGGATGCCGGAAGCTTTTGTCTTGGGATTGCAGATTGGATTTCATGCGACTGTTTTGATTGCGATCAACAACCTTCGCGATCGCGCGGGTGACGCTTTAGTGAATAAAAAAACTTTGGCCGTGCGCTTTGGGGTGAAGTTCTCGCGTTTTGAAATTGCGGCTTTGTGTTTCTTGCCGTTTCTTTTAAATATTTACTGGTGGGTCGAGGGATATAAAATCCCGGCGATGGTGTCGTTGTTAGCTTTACCGCTCGCCATCAAAGTGACTAAGAATGTTTTCACGACAGAACCTAGTGCTTCCTATAACAAATTCTTGGGTCAAGCCGCCGGATTGCATTTGGTGTTTGGTCTGCTGTTGACGTTGGGATTTGCTTTTTGA
- a CDS encoding enolase C-terminal domain-like protein, with product MKDIFYSSYQLTPRQSLNAKVQGAGREGVLLMVRWNDGLVGFADLHPWAELGDQSLDEQLRILREGKLTALSHSSLWLARRDAEARFAERNLLPEKPQLKNNALLSSIMDIDGDHLNALKLQGFDTIKIKLGRDLKKELHQLRHFAGTSFRLRLDFNNVLSDSVYKDFMSAVPEDVRKQIEYVEDPFPYDAKSWSKVRPFAPLAMDQDLAHVLHHTDPEFDVIILKPAKTDVAEAVHFAQKYNCKVAVTSYMDHPVGVIHAAAVAAELKHEYGDMVLQSGCLTQAAFVEDAFSKQIRTDGPFIYPVAGDGIGFDETLEALPWQKLARL from the coding sequence TTGAAAGATATTTTCTATTCCTCCTATCAACTAACTCCTCGTCAGTCTTTGAATGCTAAAGTTCAAGGGGCTGGTCGTGAGGGTGTTTTGTTGATGGTGAGGTGGAATGACGGCCTGGTGGGTTTTGCCGATCTTCATCCTTGGGCTGAGCTGGGTGACCAAAGCCTGGACGAACAATTGCGCATTTTACGTGAAGGTAAGCTGACAGCGTTATCGCATTCAAGTCTGTGGCTTGCCCGCCGGGATGCCGAGGCTCGCTTTGCTGAAAGAAATCTTTTACCTGAAAAACCACAGCTAAAAAACAATGCTCTTTTATCTTCGATCATGGACATTGATGGCGATCATTTAAATGCATTAAAGCTGCAAGGCTTTGATACGATCAAGATCAAATTAGGCCGAGATTTAAAAAAAGAACTTCATCAGCTGCGCCATTTTGCTGGTACATCATTTCGACTGCGCTTAGATTTTAACAATGTTCTTAGTGACAGCGTTTACAAGGACTTCATGTCTGCGGTTCCCGAGGATGTTCGTAAGCAGATTGAGTACGTTGAGGATCCGTTTCCTTACGACGCAAAATCTTGGTCGAAGGTGCGCCCTTTTGCTCCGTTGGCAATGGATCAAGATCTTGCCCATGTCCTTCATCACACCGATCCGGAGTTTGATGTTATTATTCTAAAGCCAGCAAAGACCGATGTCGCCGAAGCCGTTCACTTTGCGCAAAAATATAATTGCAAGGTCGCGGTGACCAGTTACATGGATCATCCGGTGGGTGTGATCCATGCGGCGGCGGTGGCGGCCGAGCTAAAACATGAATACGGCGATATGGTTTTACAATCGGGTTGTTTAACTCAGGCCGCATTTGTTGAAGACGCATTTTCAAAACAAATACGGACAGACGGCCCATTTATTTACCCGGTTGCGGGTGACGGTATTGGCTTTGATGAAACTTTGGAGGCGCTGCCATGGCAGAAACTCGCGCGCCTATAA
- a CDS encoding AMP-binding protein: protein MAETRAPINFESADNEILLNPRLPKADFESLYRLASCTQEDRSLKGHVWFSTSGSTAESAASVKLVAISKTSLLASAMSVNRHLQVTAQDKWTQVLPHFHVGGFGIEARAFLSRSAVIPALNEQRWDAEHFYNIVKSEHCTLSALVPTQVYDLVLAGYRCPQSLRAVVVGGGILEKDLFMKARELGWPVLPSYGMTETASQIATASLDSLKALEYPAMKLLSHAKARTNDEGFLEVQAESLFTCYAQNLSEGRFTWDPKIDGWFTTEDQGEVHGGVITVQGRKKDYIKIGGEATNMARLRSILDQVALKMDASWPLKVTLIDVPSDRLGTEVHMVSHLSPEQTEKLINQFAMDVLPFEKPRKIYYVDKIPRSDLGKILWSELRRKL from the coding sequence ATGGCAGAAACTCGCGCGCCTATAAATTTTGAATCAGCGGATAACGAAATTCTGCTCAATCCGCGATTGCCCAAAGCGGATTTTGAAAGTCTTTACAGGCTGGCCTCATGCACGCAAGAGGACCGATCCTTAAAAGGACATGTCTGGTTTTCCACATCTGGATCCACAGCAGAATCCGCGGCCAGCGTGAAGTTGGTGGCCATCTCAAAAACATCTTTATTGGCCTCCGCAATGTCAGTTAACAGGCACTTGCAGGTCACTGCTCAAGACAAATGGACCCAAGTTCTGCCGCACTTTCATGTTGGTGGATTTGGAATCGAGGCCCGCGCTTTTTTAAGTCGGTCCGCGGTGATCCCGGCTCTCAATGAACAACGTTGGGATGCTGAGCATTTTTATAACATCGTTAAAAGCGAGCACTGCACACTGTCTGCTTTGGTTCCAACTCAAGTGTATGATTTAGTTTTGGCAGGGTATCGCTGCCCTCAGTCATTAAGAGCCGTCGTCGTCGGCGGGGGTATTTTAGAAAAAGATCTATTCATGAAAGCCCGAGAATTAGGCTGGCCCGTGCTACCAAGTTACGGGATGACCGAAACGGCCTCGCAAATTGCGACCGCGAGTTTAGATTCTTTAAAAGCTTTGGAATATCCCGCGATGAAGCTTTTATCCCATGCCAAGGCACGGACCAATGATGAAGGATTTTTGGAAGTTCAAGCTGAGTCCTTATTTACCTGCTACGCCCAGAATCTTTCAGAGGGGCGCTTCACTTGGGACCCGAAAATAGACGGCTGGTTTACGACCGAAGATCAAGGCGAAGTTCACGGTGGGGTCATCACCGTTCAGGGGCGTAAAAAGGATTATATAAAAATTGGTGGTGAAGCCACAAACATGGCTCGTCTGCGTTCGATTTTAGATCAAGTGGCCTTAAAGATGGATGCGAGTTGGCCTTTAAAAGTCACGTTGATTGACGTGCCTTCTGACAGGCTGGGCACGGAGGTTCACATGGTCAGCCATCTAAGTCCAGAGCAGACGGAAAAGTTAATAAACCAGTTTGCAATGGACGTGCTTCCATTTGAAAAACCGCGTAAGATTTATTACGTTGATAAGATTCCCCGCAGCGATCTGGGGAAAATTTTGTGGTCCGAGTTGAGGAGAAAACTATGA
- a CDS encoding DUF1636 family protein has product MSIQREENPWSEGIVMVCTKCAKSISSKSLKEEGNAGENLKTYLKKAFKETGDLKKIRIVTSSCLDVCIDETQAVTFASTGGETITLTVHPEEDRKELLNLLRDKIK; this is encoded by the coding sequence ATGAGCATCCAACGTGAAGAAAACCCGTGGTCTGAAGGTATCGTGATGGTTTGCACGAAATGCGCAAAGTCCATCAGCTCGAAGAGCCTTAAAGAAGAAGGCAATGCCGGAGAAAATCTTAAGACCTATCTTAAGAAGGCTTTTAAAGAAACCGGCGACCTTAAAAAAATCCGCATTGTTACCTCTAGCTGTTTAGATGTCTGCATCGATGAAACTCAAGCGGTGACCTTTGCGTCGACAGGTGGCGAAACTATCACATTGACGGTGCACCCGGAAGAAGACCGCAAAGAATTATTGAACCTGCTTCGCGATAAAATCAAATAG
- a CDS encoding class I SAM-dependent methyltransferase — protein MSDSTWAAYNTGEYPARPRLLTTLDNYCKESGMALDLGCGSGRDTKELLKRGWAVTAVDSDLGSLKTLQAEAPKNNKLTVLNTNFESLQLSTNTFNLINASYALPFCRPQSFLNFWQMMVASLRPNGIVSFELFGINDDWAKLPRPASTMSFHSRTQVDHLLKDLKIEIFKEEEFEGPTFDAPDKHWHIFSCIVRKDV, from the coding sequence ATGAGTGACTCTACTTGGGCCGCCTACAACACGGGGGAATATCCAGCACGTCCTCGCTTGTTAACCACTTTGGACAATTACTGCAAAGAATCCGGTATGGCTTTAGACCTGGGTTGTGGTAGTGGACGTGACACGAAAGAGTTGTTAAAACGTGGCTGGGCGGTGACTGCGGTTGATAGTGATCTTGGGTCGTTAAAGACCCTTCAAGCTGAAGCTCCCAAAAATAATAAGCTCACTGTCTTAAATACAAATTTTGAATCGTTGCAGCTTTCTACGAACACTTTCAATCTTATTAATGCCAGTTACGCTCTACCATTTTGTAGACCTCAGAGTTTTTTGAATTTCTGGCAGATGATGGTAGCTTCTTTAAGGCCCAACGGAATTGTTTCTTTTGAGCTTTTCGGCATCAACGATGACTGGGCCAAGCTTCCTCGTCCGGCAAGTACGATGAGTTTTCATTCGCGCACGCAAGTAGATCATTTGTTAAAAGATCTAAAAATAGAAATCTTTAAAGAAGAAGAATTCGAAGGCCCCACCTTTGACGCTCCCGATAAACACTGGCATATCTTTTCGTGCATTGTGCGAAAAGACGTTTAG
- a CDS encoding BlaI/MecI/CopY family transcriptional regulator: MGNKLLEVGPLEMEVLGILNSASDLGVSNIQTELKNNGHDLAYTTVMTVLVRLFNKNLVVRRKEGRQFLYSVAKKKAHAPLTIFEKVKTSLFGSEKLKPILGLLESDDGLSREELEALKKAVEAKLKRS; the protein is encoded by the coding sequence ATGGGAAATAAACTTTTAGAAGTCGGACCTTTAGAAATGGAAGTGCTGGGAATATTAAACTCAGCTTCTGATCTTGGTGTCTCCAATATACAGACCGAATTAAAAAACAATGGCCATGATCTAGCTTACACCACCGTGATGACGGTGCTTGTTCGTCTATTTAATAAAAATCTTGTCGTTCGTCGTAAAGAAGGCCGACAGTTTCTTTATTCGGTGGCAAAAAAGAAAGCCCACGCACCTCTTACTATTTTTGAGAAGGTAAAGACATCTCTTTTTGGTTCAGAGAAATTAAAGCCTATTTTGGGACTGCTTGAGTCTGATGACGGATTAAGCCGTGAGGAGTTAGAGGCATTAAAAAAAGCTGTGGAAGCAAAGCTAAAAAGGTCTTAG